The genomic region TACATACAATATAGTACAAAACAAGATACTAATCTGGAGATAGAGAACGAAGTAAATGGATATACCAATTTCAGTACATCCGGTACCATGAAAAAGATGATTTTCACTACATTGAATGAGAAAGGTTTGATAAAAAAACGAAAACAGGCTGAAGAAATATCCCTATTATATAGGAAAATATATGATGCAATAGAAACAAAAGTCAGGTTGTTGGATAAGCCAGAAAAGGATCAATATACAAGTGAAGTAATATCCACTTTAAAACAGCAAAAAGATTCTATCCTAAATTGTAAGGACGAAGATATGAGATATAAGAGACTATGTAACCTTCAACTTATGATTGAGTACTTATCGATGGACTTTGATGAAAATTCCATTTATAAAACCTCCTATGACATTTTGAAATTGTTAATCCTTCCCGATCGTGAAAATGCTAGGGATTATCTTAGAAAAGATCCTAAAATCACACCCATGGATAAAGAATTGCTAGAAGAATTTGGTCAATATACGATTGAAGCATTAATTGTTCATTTACTGGGTCAGCTATATAATAGCGATGCTGAAGAAGGTTTAATGATTAAGATTCCCACATTGATAGATCAATTAGACTCTATTGTCCGAAGACAAGGGTTGTTTTTGAAGAGAATCAAACAGCAAGGTAGGGGGGTACCTATGCGTGATATAGTAGCTCTAGAAGAATCATATAAGTCCTCTTATAAGAAATGTAAAAATCCCTACTCAATTGGGGTATCGTTAATTGAGTTAATGGAAGAACGCAAGTTGATTTCCTTCATAAATATGGACAGTTCTAAGGTGGAAAAAATAATAACCAAGAAGGATGAATATTATTATCAAAAGAAAACCAATTATGCTTACTGTTTATTTGATATAAGAAAACTCCCAATGAAGCTTTATCTACCAATGGTATCCCCACCAAGAAGATGGGAACCTGACAATGATGCCAACCCAGAGAAATTATCAATGAGCAATGTAAATGGGgggtatttaaataaaaaactatcAGATCTACATACTAGATATAGACTTATAAGTACAGTGGACACTGCTCGTTTTAATATTCATTTTGAAAGGGTTGATGATTGTAATCAATTATGTGATGTAATGAACACTCTACAGGAGCAACCCTTTGAAATCAACAGTAAATGGTTGCATTATATTATGAATAATAGAAATAAATTTGTAGAAGAAGGGCTTCTAATGCCTGAATTTCTATGCCGAATAAATATGGATGATGTAATATCTATAATTAGGGAATTATACTTAGAGTCTGGGGAGTCCACCCATAAATTAATCAAAATGGATGATATTATAAACCAGATAACAAAAAATATCCAGCAAGCTCGTTATGAAAGCTTAATTCTTTCTATTGCTATAGCGTATgatggttatcaattttatttgcCTGCTTTTCTGGACTTCAGGGGTCGAATTTATCGCGTTGGTATCTTGCATTTCCACGAGCGGGATCTTGTTAGAAGCCTGCTTGTCTTTGCTACTAATGAGAAATTAGAAGTGCCTATAGATGTGGCCAAAATCAAATATTTACAATCTACGGCGTGCCATGTGAATTCACGGAATAGTTACGAATCAGCCAAATTAGGTGGACTCGAAATAATTCAATTAATGACGGGGCACACTATGAATGACATGATATATACAACTACCTTATTAGAAGCAAAAAACCCCTTTCAGGCCCTCTCGCAAATATTTGGACTATATCATAATTACCCAGATTTATATAAGGATAGTGGTATGTCTGAAATGAAAGATGCCAAAGACATGGAAGAATACTATCATTACTTGCTGAGAAATAGTCCTATTACGCAAGATGCCTCTGCTAGCGCTTTTCAGATCATGGGTTTGTTATTGTTGGATGAATCTATAGCTAATAACACGAATCTCTTCCCAGCATATGAGAAAAATGATATATATGAAAATTTTAGNGTTATTGTTGGATGAATCTATAGCTAATAACACGAATCTCTTCCCAGCATATGAGAAAAATGATATATATGAAAATTTTAGGTTGGAGCTACTGGAATTCCTTAGTCAAAAATCAGATATAACTGAATCATTCTTTAATTATTTAAAGAAACACCTAAGCCGTAAGATTGTGAAAATGATTTTTATGCCTCTTATATACGGGAAAACATTGATAAGCACTATCCGCGATCTAAAAAAGAATTTAGGCTCTCTCATAACACATAAGGAAAGCGTTATGTTAGCCAAGCACTGTTTTAGTTTCTGGCAAGAGAAATATTCTCATATGTATAGCTTGATTATGTTGATCCGGAGTATTGGGTGGTTTGTGTCTTATATGGATAGGTCTGTAATGTATATGAGTTCTTACTCTTTAACATTGCAGGATTATGTGAATATGGAAAATATCAAAATTTGGATATatgatagaaagaaaaagaaaaggcgtCAGGTAACACTAAGAATGGATTCAAATAAAAGGGATCGTAGGAAGACAGAAATATCTACTTTCGTCAACTTCATTCATCAGAAAGACGCTGAAATAGCTATGACTCTTGTCAAAACCATGAAAGAGGCAGGTAAACAACGCTTCCAAGATAAGAGTATGCCCCTGTACACAGTCCACGACAATTTTATAAGTACGACAAACTATTGCGGTGATATTGCATATCTATATATACATGCATTTCTTAAGTGCTTGGGTGACCCGCTTTCTATCATAAACAACTATCTTTATACTAATTTGGTTCGGCCTTATAAGGAGACTATGATTCTGAAGGATTTGACTGCTGCGGAAATAGTGAAGTGTTTTAGCACGATAATCCCTGAGGCAGTACTTGAAAAAGTCTTATTGTTTAATATAGATTCTAATAAAAGTAAATTATCCAAAGCTGATGTTAAAAAATTAACTGATAAGGTAGCGTATATACTGAAATTATATTCCCAATATACAAAACAAGTCGCAGGGCCCTGCCTCAATTATGTGGATAGTCATATGCATACCCAGGAATATATATATAAGTGTTATGTATCTAACATGGAAGACTTCCAAAATAAGATTCGCTCAAACTACAACAACAAAGAAATATATAATTATGCTGTATTCTATTAATAAGGAAGGAATGAAAATGATTATTATCAATTTAATAAATACTAGGATCCGTGAGACTAAAATCATGGATCCACATCCCGGATTAATAATTGCTGTGCATGAGTTCTCGGAGCCATATCCATTAGTTTCTGAAATTGAGTTGCTAAGTTTTGCGGTAATGGATCTATTAAACGTAGCTGCTTACCCCGCCATAAATGGTTATTGTAAATTTTCAATTTCCCTGACTCTCCTTAAATCTAACAAAGAGGAGTTTACATTAACGCTAGGACCTGCAAAGCCCTTGACTTATCATAACAGTAgtcaattccttcctaaaaatgagGTATATACCCAAATCCAAAAAGATTTCCAAAAGAATGCTGAGAATTACGACGGAGTTGCTGTAATTCGAGTCTTTATTAGAGTCTATATGGATGGTACAAAGAAGGATAGGAAGTCCTTATCAAATGATGAAAGGTGTATTCTCCTTTCTTCCTTATGTTCTGTCGAATTAGGTGCAAGGGAGCCTGCGAGGGAAATAAGAAATAGACAGAAGCATTCCTATTTGTCATATATAACCAAAATGAATGCATCCAGCAAGCCGCTTAAACCATTCCTTGTTGGGGATATCGAGACAGTTCTGATGAAAGAGGTTCATAAGCCTTTTGGGGACAGCGATACAGTTCTGATGAATGAAGTTCATAAGCCTTATGCAGCGGGTCTGATGTTGGTTCGTCCGAATGATGCAATCGGTCAAATTTCAATGAAGCATATTGACACATACTTTAGTGAAGACTACGATATAATCATTCATTCCTTTGAAGATAGGAGTCAAAAGGTACTTAATGACTTGGTATTAAGGATATCTGCATTAGTTAGAGAAAACAATACCTATTTAACAGTATACTTCCACAACTTCTCTCGATTCGATGGAATTCTGTTGCTAAAACACCTTGCGTGTCATCACACAAACTACAAACTCAAACCACTTATGAGGAACAATAGGCTTTATGAAATAGCTGTCTATTCAGTCTCAAGTAAGAAGTTGCTATTCCGCTTCAGAGACTCATTGCATCATCTCCCAGGCAAACTGGACAACCTAGCTAAGTCCCTATGCCCTGATCTTGGTAGGAAAGGCACTATCCCATATGATGAGGTGAGACAGTCTAATCTAAAAGAGATGAAAAGTCAGTTATTAGACTATATGAAGCAGGACATCCGTCTCCTTGGGGGTGTAATGCGTAGAGCTCAAGAGATATACTGGTCCCAGTACAAGATAGACATTGACAGTGTGATAACCCTTTCTGCCCTGGCTCTAACAATCTTTCGTATGAAATTCTATGATCCCACGGTGTGGCCTATCCACATTCCCACCAAAAATGAAGACAACTTTATAAGGAAAGCATATTATGGTGGACATACGGACGCTTATATCCCATACGGGGAGAATCTATACTATTATGATGTGAACTCACTCTATCCCTTTATAATGAAGGAATATGATATGCCAGGTGGCACTCCAGTTTGGCATGGTAATTTGGCAGGAAAAGACTTGGATAGCTTGTATGGCTTTATTGATGCGTATGTTGAATGCCCGAAGACTATCAAGAGGCCCTTTCTTCCCTATCGGGATAAGAATAACACTTTAATCTTTCCTACCGGGGAATTCATTGGTGTGTACTATAGCGAGGAGTTAAAGTATGCTAAAAGCCTCGGATACCGAGTGATTCCGCTCTCAGGCTATCTCTTTGATAGGAAGGGAACCCCGTTCAGGGACTTTGTTAGCTCCCTATATGAGAGCAGGTTAAATGCTAAAAAATCAGGTAATGAAGCATTGTCGTTTGTGTACAAGATCATTATGAATTCGCTATATGGTAGATTTGGTATTAATCCTAAATGCACAATAACCGAGATCTGCGATGAGGATCGTAAACAATATTTGTTTAAAAATAGTGAATTTCTCTTTATTGAACAGATTAGCAAAGACTACTACATCGTTGTCTACCATAGCAATACCGGAAGGAGTGAAGCGGATTCCTGGGATCCACCAAAAAACTCTGCAGTCCAACTAGCTGCTGCTATCACAGCCAGTGCTCGGATTCATATGTACACATATACTTCCAGAGAGGACTGTTACTACACGGACACAGACTCTGTTGTGCTTAGTAATCCTCTACCTGAGGAGATGATTTCCGCTTCAGAATTAGGTAAATTAAAGCTTGAGGATAAAATCGTGAGAGGATTCTTTTTAGCACCAAAAACCTATTGCTACTATCAAATTGATGGCAATAGTGTAATCAAATTTAAGGGACCCGCAAAAAACCTGGTTGATCCTGAATGGTTTGAGTCACAGTATGAGGACCTATCTCGTACAAAAGAGGTAATGGTAGAATCCAACTTCCGGATTGATTGGCACAAATTGGATATCTTCAAGAAAGATATGGTTTACAACCTTGGGCTTCCGGTGGGGACTAAGAGGGAACTTGTATTTAAGGATCAAACCTGGGTGGATACAAATCCTGTTCATATCATTGACCTGTCAAGACTGGATAACACATCCAAACTAATTATTCAAGAGCAAAAGGCTCAAATCAaacaacttagaataattaatgAGAAATTAATTAGGATGCGTGGTGAGCAAGATGAAAGAATGAAAACAGATAGCGGCATGCAAGGAAGCAAAGATGAAACCAACCCCCCTAACGGGAAGAATGAGAATCAGAAACCTATAACCAAACGAAGGAAATGGACAATGTTTCCAGATCTCTATGATAATGACTTGAAAGACAAAGCAGATAATGAAAAACCACCAGATTAAACACAGTAAGGACATTCACCAAGGAAATAGCGTAAATAAGATAGGTCTGTCATCACACGTAATTTCTCTCCTTCTTTTCCTCGCTCGACCAGCCccttgtttcttttgattgttccGAACCCTGTGTTTTCAGGCATTACTAAACTCTTTCTTGTAAGTCTAAGGATTGTAAAGTGTTTGTGGGACCTTGAACGTCAGGAATAGCTGCCTCGTTAACAACCCAGTCCCGGTCGTGCTCCACACCCGTGAAGCACTCCCTCCAACCTAATAAGGGAAAGGGTCTGGGGAAGCCTTTGCCCCCTACGCTTTTAGGTACTACGGCCTACCACTGGACTGAAAGAGCTACTATCGGCACTTCCCCACACCCGTGAGTCAGTGCCTTGCTTTCAAGACGAATAGTGGNNNNNNNNNNNNNNNNNNNNNNNNNNNNNNNNNNNNNNNNNNNNNNNNNNNNNNNNNNNNNNNNNNNNNNNNNNNNNNNNNNNNNNNNNNNNNNNNNNNNNNNNNNNNNNNNNNNNNNNNNNNNNNNNNNNNNNNNNNNNNNNNNNNNNNNNNNNNNNNNNNNNNNNNNNNNNNNNNNNNNNNNNNNNNNNNNNNNNNNNNNNNNNNNNNNNNNNNNNNNNNNNNNNNNNNNNNNNNNNNNNNNGGTGAGGCCGAAAGCCTGATCTTCTATTCCCTCTCTGATCTGGTGTCGTCGCTCACAGTCCAAGAAAGGTAGTCCTTTCATTGGCTAACGGGATTACGCTGAATGGGATAGACCGATCATCACTTCCTTCCCCGACAACCCCCTTCGAATGATTGATTCAGTGTGAGAATAGACTCTCTCCGGTGGAACAAAAAAGCCCTTACTTGTGCTTTAGAACAGCAGAGCAGGGCTCCCGTAACGAGTAGATACTTCCGCAGGAGCATAAGATCTTAGAGCAAGGGTGGGGGGGCTGATACGGAGGGACAGAGTGAATGCTTCCCGAGCCCTCGAGACGAAGACTTTTGGCATCTCATCTGAATAGACTCCATCTTCATTCTCTGTGAACCCCCGCACATGACTGACTGCAGGCTATAACAGGTCATAACTGCGTGATGACAAGGATCACATCGATAAACCTAAACTTCGGATTCAATCCAGCCCCAAGCCGGGGCTACCTTATTCGTAACCCCTTAAGGGGCATCCCAGGCGAGTAAGCCGACTACCTCTTCTGGTCTACCATGAATGGACTCGAAGGATCATGAATTAATAAAGTATTTGGAATCAGCTAGCTGGAAGAGTCTTCCCCTTCTGGCATTAAGAACGAANNNNNNNNNNNNNNNNNNNNNNNNNNNNNNNNNNNNNNNNNNNNNNNNNNNNNNNNNNNNNNNNNNNNNNNNNNNNNNNNNNNNNNNNNNNNNNNNNNNNNNNNNNNNNNNNNNNNNNNNNNNNNNNNNNNNNNNNNNNNNNNNNNNNNNNNNNNNNNNNNNNNNNNNNNNNNNNNNNNNNNNNNNNNNNNNNNNNNNNNNNNNNNNNNNNNNNNNNNNNNNNNNNNNNNNNNNNNNNNNNNNNNNNNNNNNNNNNNNNNNNNNNNNNNNNNNNNNNNNNNNNNNNNNNNNNNNNNNNNNNNNNNNNNNNNNNNNNNNNNNNNNNNNNNNNNNNNNNNNNNNNNNNNNNNNNNATATATACAGCAAAAGCCTTTTTTAATGCTAGCCTGCGGGGCACAGCTTCCTCCTCCATATTGAACGCTTGCCCACCCGCAGTAGCATCCTCCTGAATTCCTAAAGGATCAAATCTTTGTGGCTCATTAAGCAATATTCTCACCGCATTATTTAAGGGTTCCCCACACTCACATGGGCTGGGCACATGAGGGTGTAGGCTACATATTTGGTGATAGAAGGTATCCCGAGCTACCCTCAAAAGAGTACTTAGATCAGGGGAGCACAAAGCATGCGGTCTTAAGAGCAATTGCTCAGGAGCAATGTTCCACCAAATACCGATGCCTATCATAGCACAGAGGCATATTATAAAGCGTGAGTCCCTCAGGTATGAATACCTTATAGCCTCTCTCATTGTGAAGGATTTGATTCTCCCACCCTCTCCATTATCAATAGCAGCTAACAAT from Arachis ipaensis cultivar K30076 unplaced genomic scaffold, Araip1.1 Aipa506, whole genome shotgun sequence harbors:
- the LOC107624706 gene encoding uncharacterized protein LOC107624706 — its product is MDPHPGLIIAVHEFSEPYPLVSEIELLSFAVMDLLNVAAYPAINGYCKFSISLTLLKSNKEEFTLTLGPAKPLTYHNSSQFLPKNEVYTQIQKDFQKNAENYDGVAVIRVFIRVYMDGTKKDRKSLSNDERCILLSSLCSVELGAREPAREIRNRQKHSYLSYITKMNASSKPLKPFLVGDIETVLMKEVHKPFGDSDTVLMNEVHKPYAAGLMLVRPNDAIGQISMKHIDTYFSEDYDIIIHSFEDRSQKVLNDLVLRISALVRENNTYLTVYFHNFSRFDGILLLKHLACHHTNYKLKPLMRNNRLYEIAVYSVSSKKLLFRFRDSLHHLPGKLDNLAKSLCPDLGRKGTIPYDEVRQSNLKEMKSQLLDYMKQDIRLLGGVMRRAQEIYWSQYKIDIDSVITLSALALTIFRMKFYDPTVWPIHIPTKNEDNFIRKAYYGGHTDAYIPYGENLYYYDVNSLYPFIMKEYDMPGGTPVWHGNLAGKDLDSLYGFIDAYVECPKTIKRPFLPYRDKNNTLIFPTGEFIGVYYSEELKYAKSLGYRVIPLSGYLFDRKGTPFRDFVSSLYESRLNAKKSGNEALSFVYKIIMNSLYGRFGINPKCTITEICDEDRKQYLFKNSEFLFIEQISKDYYIVVYHSNTGRSEADSWDPPKNSAVQLAAAITASARIHMYTYTSREDCYYTDTDSVVLSNPLPEEMISASELGKLKLEDKIVRGFFLAPKTYCYYQIDGNSVIKFKGPAKNLVDPEWFESQYEDLSRTKEVMVESNFRIDWHKLDIFKKDMVYNLGLPVGTKRELVFKDQTWVDTNPVHIIDLSRLDNTSKLIIQEQKAQIKQLRIINEKLIRMRGEQDERMKTDSGMQGSKDETNPPNGKNENQKPITKRRKWTMFPDLYDNDLKDKADNEKPPD